The following are from one region of the Microbacterium sp. BK668 genome:
- a CDS encoding metalloregulator ArsR/SmtB family transcription factor, producing MTTQTLVPMFAALGDETRWSILEALGEGDASASALAGRLPVTRQAIAKHLAVLEEVGLVEPFRVGREVRYRVLGAQLSATAQRLDAIGAEWDRRLAAIKQIAESL from the coding sequence GTGACGACGCAGACGCTCGTTCCGATGTTCGCCGCACTCGGAGACGAGACCCGGTGGAGCATCCTCGAGGCGCTCGGCGAGGGGGATGCCTCGGCATCCGCCCTCGCCGGGCGCCTTCCCGTCACCCGCCAGGCCATCGCGAAGCACCTGGCCGTCCTCGAAGAGGTCGGGCTGGTCGAGCCGTTCCGGGTCGGTCGTGAGGTGCGATACCGGGTTCTCGGGGCGCAGCTGAGCGCGACGGCGCAACGCCTGGACGCCATCGGCGCCGAGTGGGACCGCCGCCTCGCGGCGATCAAGCAGATCGCCGAATCCCTCTAG
- a CDS encoding SRPBCC domain-containing protein: MSMTANPAAVVDESRFTVRRSIRIAAPVDKVWSAVTAPEHISRWFGHARFDGTGVGAQGTLTFPDYGAVPVRIEAVDEPRSVTYRWGNDDALGAPPAELDEAAATVFTFTLEAVEGGTQLTVVESGFENTSDPAGNLEAHRQGWDGELDKLVALLEDGA, encoded by the coding sequence ATGAGCATGACCGCCAATCCGGCCGCCGTCGTCGACGAGAGCCGGTTCACCGTCCGCCGCTCCATCCGCATCGCCGCTCCGGTCGACAAGGTGTGGTCGGCCGTCACCGCGCCCGAGCACATCTCCCGCTGGTTCGGGCACGCCCGCTTCGACGGAACCGGCGTCGGCGCGCAGGGCACCCTCACGTTCCCCGACTACGGCGCCGTGCCGGTCCGGATCGAGGCCGTCGACGAGCCGCGGTCCGTGACCTACCGCTGGGGCAACGACGACGCGCTCGGCGCCCCGCCCGCAGAGCTCGACGAGGCCGCGGCGACCGTCTTCACCTTCACCCTAGAAGCGGTCGAGGGCGGCACGCAGCTCACCGTCGTCGAGTCGGGCTTCGAGAACACGTCCGATCCCGCCGGCAACCTCGAGGCGCACCGCCAGGGGTGGGACGGCGAGCTCGACAAGCTCGTCGCACTCCTCGAGGACGGCGCGTGA